Proteins co-encoded in one Brassica rapa cultivar Chiifu-401-42 chromosome A02, CAAS_Brap_v3.01, whole genome shotgun sequence genomic window:
- the LOC103852382 gene encoding histone acetyltransferase HAC2, translating to MQPSSEWYRCMMPAYLNPNANQPDLHVFNHQLNMLPDLDVASDRKAQYLASRRFNYNIGVPRLLNFGSDKDEFFGDIFKSEIGDFPSKRQRAETPTKLSLPPWNDSSRLPPLQICPEQKVPTPVCSPENGSGCSDVTKVGVMDNSPLDSKHVQGLGTSKTVKPARPHATRVYSFDDFYTVEREIQTEERLVKHEKLGPGVDVVEPMECGEQTKCEVNADSVPMEKRNKRGVSLVERFTEEEIKLHIKSLKEGSTQGGIGETCDQKDLCQLCGNGTLVLPAQPIYCSLCSRKIKDKSSYYIPEEKISDAQHQICNPCYNRCRKNFTLFGVTVARANMLKMFNTDNQHTEEWVYCESCEKWQHQICGLYNQQKDIDKTADYICPYCLLKERKSIENTDLGAKDLPETILSHFIERRLSRRLTEERLQTAKANGKSVDDVQEPDDLTLRVVFSADRTSHVNKTFADLLHKEHYPSEFPYRSKVILLFQKVEGVDICIFALFVQEFGSECSQPNQRSIYIWYLDSVKYFRPERVTFSGEALRTFVYHEILIGYLEYCKIRGFTTGYIWACPPRKGEDYIMYSHPKTQQTPNTRKLRQWYQSLLDKATKQRVVTSVTNLYDRFFVSAEESTCNITAARLPYFEGSFWSDNAELLTQAFERESVDELQKKVKSLSRRALKGVKSKDDLDVDDAKNILMMQKLDKLISQNKEDFMVVELNYSCTRCSAVILSGLRWFCGKCKNLQLCERCHDAEEELPGEHTHTMNDKEKHSLSKVQVNGIQSTTTEDNDVILENSMFESRQVFLGFSQKHNYSFDTLRRAKHSSMMILHHLHSSDKHHSENSNSSFFQVTCTTCQKDVSKTIYYSCLICSDCRVCTACYNKKNTVLRLLHLFPMTPSTHGTPPRTVGALGIIEALLHAHTCRTMATGSCSHPKCDDVKTLFSHSAVCEIKKRGACKICNNLRQMISIHAFHCQDPTCSIPRCRDTKEHFFRSGLRH from the exons ATGCAGCCGTCTTCTGAATGGTATAGGTGTATGATGCCTGCCTATCTTAACCCCAATGCTAATCAACCAGACCTTCATGTTTTCAATCATCAGTTGAATATGCTACCTGATCTGGATGTTGCATCTGATAGAAAGGCCCAGTACTTAGCATCCAGAAGGTTTAATTATAATATCGGAGTACCAAGACTGTTAAACTTTGGGTCTGATAAGGATGAGTTTTTTGGAGATATATTTAAGTCAGAGATTGGTGATTTTCCGTCTAAGCGACAGAGAGCTGAAACACCAACAAAGCTGAGTCTTCCTCCTTGGAACGATTCATCAAGACTCCCTCCTCTTCAGATATGTCCGGAGCAGAAAGTTCCCACGCCAGTTTGTAGCCCTGAGAATGGTAGCGGTTGTTCTGACGTAACGAAGGTAGGTGTGATGGACAATTCTCCTTTGGACAGTAAGCATGTTCAGGGTCTTGGTACTAGCAAAACTGTGAAACCTGCAAGACCACATGCAACCCGGGTTTATTCTTTTGACGACTTCTATACCGTCGAGAGAGAGATTCAAACCGAGGAAAGGCTGGTGAAGCATGAGAAACTGGGACCTGGAGTGGACGTTGTTGAGCCGATGGAATGTGGAGAGCAGACTAAGTGTGAGGTTAATGCTGACTCAGTGCCTATGGAAAAGCGTAACAAGAGAGGTGTCTCACTGGTGGAACGTTTCACAGAAGAAGAAATAAAGTTGCATATTAAGAGCCTCAAGGAGGGAAGTACTCAG gGAGGAATTGGAGAAACGTGTGACCAAAAGGATCTATGTCAATTGTGTGGCAATGGCACACTCGTGTTACCAGCACAACCAATCTACTGTTCTCTTTGCTCCCGCAAAATCAAAGACAAATCTTCATATTACATCCCCGAGGAGAAAATAAGTGATGCGCAACATCAAATCTGTAATCCCTGCTACAATCGTTGCAGAAAAAACTTCACATTATTTGGAGTCACTGTCGCAAGAGCCAATATGCTTAAAATGTTTAACACTGACAATCAACACACAGAAGAG TGGGTTTATTGTGAATCTTGCGAAAAGTGGCAACATCAGATATGTGGTCTCTACAATCAACAAAAAGACATTGACAAAACAGCAGACTACATTTGTCCCTACTGTTTGCTGAAGGAGCGTAAAAGTATCGAGAATACAGATCTGGGGGCGAAAGATTTGCCTGAAACCATCCTCAGCCACTTTATAGAACGGAGGCTATCCAGACGCCTCACAGAAGAAAGACTCCAAACGGCAAAGGCTAATGGGAAGAGCGTTGATGATGTACAAGAACCTGATGACCTTACTCTCAGAGTCGTGTTTTCAGCTGACAGAACCTCACACGTCAACAAAACATTTGCGGATTTGCTTCACAAAGAGCATTACCCTAGTGAATTCCCTTACAGATCCAAG GTCATTCTTCTGTTCCAGAAAGTTGAAGGAGTTGATATATGCATCTTTGCGTTGTTTGTCCAAGAGTTTGGATCAGAATGTAGCCAACCAAACCAACGCAGCATATACATCTGGTATCTCGATTCGGTCAAGTACTTTAGACCCGAGAGAGTGACATTCTCAGGAGAAGCTCTACGAACTTTCGTTTATCATGAAATATTG aTTGGATATCTCGAGTATTGTAAGATTCGGGGTTTCACTACGGGTTATATATGGGCGTGTCCACCTCGAAAAGGAGAAGACTACATTATGTATTCTCATCCTAAGACTCAGCAAACACCCAACACTAGGAAGCTTCGCCAATG GTATCAGTCGTTGCTGGATAAAGCAACCAAGCAGAGGGTAGTGACGAGTGTTACAAACTTGTATGATCGGTTCTTCGTTTCGGCAGAAGAATCTACATGCAACATTACAGCTGCACGCTTGCCTTACTTTGAAGGATCTTTCTGGTCCGATAATGCTGAGCTCCTGACTCAGGCTTTTGAGAGAGAAAGTGTGGACGAGTTGCAGAAGAAGGTTAAATCGCTTTCTAGAAGAGCACTAAAGGGTGTCAAAAGTAAGGATGATCTTGACGTTGATGATGCCAAAAACATTCTCATGATGCAAAAG CTGGACAAACTGATATCTCAAAACAAGGAGGATTTCATGGTGGTGGAACTGAATTATTCATGCACACGCTGCTCAGCGGTTATATTGTCGGGATTGAGATGGTTTTGCGGGAAGTGCAAGAATCTTCAATTGTGTGAAAG ATGCCATGATGCAGAAGAAGAGCTTCCTGGGGAACACACGCATACTATGAATGACAAAGAGAAGCATTCTCTGTCAAAG GTTCAGGTGAACGGCATACAATCTACAACAACTGAGGATAATGATGTCATCCTAGAAAACAGTATGTTCGAGAGCAGACAAGTGTTCTTAGGCTTTTCTCAGAAGCATAACTACAGCTTTGACACGCTCCGACGCGCCAAGCATTCTTCGATGATGATACTTCACCATCTTCACTCTTCAGACAAGCATCATTCTGAGAACTCCAACAGCAGCTTCTTTCAAGTGACTTGTACGACCTGCCAAAAGGATGTTTCAAAAACGATTTACTACTCTTGTTTGATTTGTTCGGATTGCCGAGTTTGCACTGCATGTTATAACAAGAAGAACACAGTCCTTCGTCTGCTTCATCTCTTCCCAATGACCCCTTCCACGCACGGGACGCCGCCTAGAACCGTAGGG GCTCTTGGGATAATAGAGGCTTTGTTGCATGCACATACGTGCAGAACCATGGCCACTGGTTCGTGCTCACACCCGAAATGCGATGATGTTAAAACATTATTCAGTCACAGCGCAGTGTGTGAAATCAAAAAGAGAGGAGCTTGTAAGATTTGCAATAATCTTCGGCAGATGATAAGTATTCACGCATTCCATTGCCAAGATCCCACTTGCTCCATACCACGCTGCAG AGATACGAAGGAGCACTTCTTTAGGAGTGGTTTGCGGCACTAA
- the LOC103852383 gene encoding protein CROWDED NUCLEI 1: MSSTPLKVWQRWSTTPAKGPDMVTAVTGRVSEIQYEDDPRRLLSELQKELFEYQHSMGLLLLEKKEWGSRYEELQLEFEHANECLRRERNAHLAAMADVEKREEGLKKALGVEKQCALDLEKGLRELRSENAEIKFTADSKLTEADALVRSVEEKSLEVEAKLRAVDARLAEVSRKSSEVERKSKEVEARESSLQRERFAYIAEREADEATLSKQREDLREWERKLQEGEERVAKSQMIVKQREDRANEGDKIVKQKGKEFEEAQKKIDADNLALKKKEDDITSRIKALTLKEQETDVLKKSLETKERELLSMQEKLDAREKVEVQQLFDEHQTKLEATQREFELEMEQKRKSIDDNLRSKVAEVEKREAEWKHMEEKVAKREQALDRKLEKHKEKEKDFELRLKGIKGREKALKSEEKALETEKRKLAEDKENILNLIAEVEKIKAENEVQLSEIREEKEELKVAEEERSEYLRLQTELKEQIENCRSQQELLSREVEDLKAQRECFEKEWEELDKRKAKIESELKNITDEKAKLERNNHLEEERLKKEHQAADDNMKRELETLEVTKASFAATMEHERSVISKKAESERSQLLHDIEMLKRKLESDMQSKLEEREKELQAKEKLFEEEREKELSNINYLRDLARRELTDVQIDRQRIEIEKLETDASKKHLEEQQTEIRKDVDDLVALTKKLKEQREQFISERNRFLSSMESNRNCNHCGELLSELTLPDIDNLEMPNLSKLVENEAPQQEMRDISPTATSLGLTVPGGTVSWLRKCTSKILKLSPIKMGEASVALNFADQEPESTELANANSGPSTMLQVQCESLTREVKVANANSDGDQSNINSKAQEVDADSLSNPNGDDQLRMRGKARVGRTRSVKAVVEDAKAIYGESIELSEPVDSTENVEDNAKGNDESTDEPGRSDKGASKNGRKRGRMGSLQTCTTEQDGNESDGKSDSVTGGERQRGKRRHKVASEKQEEVVGQRYNLRRSTRVAGKTALGKKNEETTGGVQQEEGIYCAQTTATASVGVAISDDNGVSTNVVEREAMADCEDTDAGSAKRIGESQEMSEEDVNKTPQRADSGNEYDGEEDESESEHPGKVSISKKLWTFLTT, encoded by the exons ATGTCGTCCACGCCTCTCAAGGTCTGGCAACGTTGGTCTACCACTCCAGCTAAAGGTCCAGACATGGTGACCGCTGTTACGGGTCGGGTCAGTGAGATCCAGTACGAAGACGATCCTAGAAGATTGCTCTCTGAGCTTCAAAAAGAG CTTTTTGAGTATCAACACAGTATGGGTCTTCTTCTGCTCGAGAAAAAGGAGTGGGGTTCTAGATACGAAGAGCTTCAACTAGAATTTGAACATGCGAACGAGTGTCTTAGGAGAGAACGCAATGCGCATCTGGCTGCTATGGCAGATGTTGAGAAGAGGGAAGAGGGTTTGAAGAAAGCTCTGGGGGTTGAGAAACAGTGTGCACTTGAT CTGGAGAAGGGTCTGCGGGAGTTACGCTCTGAAAACGCAGAGATCAAATTTACAGCTGACTCAAAGTTGACTGAGGCAGATGCATTGGTCAGAAGTGTTGAAGAGAAGTCTCTGGAAGTGGAGGCGAAGCTGCGTGCTGTTGATGCAAGACTTGCTGAAGTTAGTAGGAAGAGTTCAGAGGTGGAGAGGAAGTCCAAGGAGGTGGAAGCTAGAGAAAGTTCTCTTCAAAGAGAGCGGTTTGCCTACATTGCTGA ACGAGAAGCAGATGAGGCAACCTTGTCAAAGCAGAGGGAGGACTTGCGTGAATGGGAAAGAAAGTTgcaagaaggagaagaaagagtTGCTAAATCTCAAATGATTGTAAAACAGAGAGAGGATAGGGCAAATGAAGGTGATAAGATTGTCAAGCAAAAGGGAAAAGAATTTGAAGAGGCTCAAAAGAAGATTGATGCTGATAACCTTGCGTTGAAGAAAAAGGAAGACGATATCACCTCAAGAATAAAAGCTCTGACTTTAAAGGAGCAA GAAACGGATGTGCTGAAGAAATCCTTAGAGACAAAAGAGCGAGAGCTACTATCTATGCAAGAGAAACTGGATGCCAGAGAAAAG GTTGAAGTTCAGCAACTATTTGATGAACACCAAACTAAGTTGGAGGCAACACAGCGTGAGTTTGAGTTGGAAATGGAGCAGAAAAGAAAATCTATTGATGACAACTTGAGGAGTAAGGTTGCTGAGGTGGAAAAAAGGGAGGCTGAGTGGAAGCACATGGAGGAAAAGGTTGCTAAACGTGAACAGGCATTAGATAGGAAGCTGGAGAagcataaagaaaaagaaaaagattttgAATTAAGACTGAAAGGCATAAAGGGGAGAGAGAAAGCCTTGAAAAGCGAGGAGAAGGCATTGGAAACTGAGAAGAGAAAACTTGCCGAGGATAAGGAAAATATACTCAATCTTATAGCTGAAGTCGAGAAGATAAAGGCTGAAAATGAAGTACAGCTATCAGAGATTCGTGAAGAGAAGGAAGAGCTTAAAGTGGCTGAGGAAGAGAGGTCTGAGTATCTACGTCTGCAAACCGAATTAAAGGAGCAAATAGAAAACTGCAGGTCTCAGCAGGAGCTTCTTTCGAGAGAGGTAGAGGATCTGAAGGCCCaaagggaatgttttgagaaagAATGGGAAGAACTTGACAAGAGGAAAGCTAAGATCGAGTCCGAACTAAAGAATATAACTGATGAGAAAGCAAAACTAGAGAGAAACAATCACTTGGAAGAAGAGAGGTTGAAAAAGGAACATCAAGCAGCAGATGACAACATGAAAAGGGAGCTAGAAACTCTTGAAGTGACAAAAGCTTCATTTGCAGCTACTATGGAGCATGAGCGTTCGGTGATCTCTAAGAAAGCTGAGAGCGAAAGAAGTCAACTGCTTCACGATATTGAAATGCTAAAAAGGAAACTGGAGTCTGATATGCAGAGTAAACTGGAAGAAAGAGAAAAGGAGTTGCAAGCGAAAGAGAAGTTGTttgaggaagagagagagaaggaactGAGCAACATTAATTACCTAAGGGACCTAGCAAGAAGAGAATTGACGGATGTGCAGATCGATAGACAGAGAATAGAGATAGAAAAGCTAGAAACTGATGCTAGCAAGAAACATCTTGAAGAGCAGCAGACAGAAATCCGGAAAGATGTTGATGATCTTGTTGCCTTAACCAAGAAACTGAAGGAGCAACGGGAGCAATTTATTAGCGAGAGAAACCGTTTCCTTTCTTCCATGGAAAGTAATAGGAACTGCAATCACTGCGGTGAACTGCTTTCAGAGCTTACACTTCCTGACATTGACAACCTGGAAATGCCTAATTTGTCAAAACTGGTTGAGAACGAAGCACCACAGCAGGAGATGAGGGATATATCGCCAACTGCTACCTCCTTAGGATTGACAGTTCCTGGTGGGACAGTGTCATGGCTCCGGAAATGTACTTCAAAGATTCTTAAGTTGTCCCCAATAAAAATGGGAGAAGCCTCTGTTGCTCTAAATTTTGCTGACCAGGAACCTGAGTCTACTGAGCTAGCTAACGCGAACAGTGGGCCATCAACTATGCTTCAGGTCCAATGTGAAAGCCTCACAAGAGAAGTTAAAGTCGCCAATGCAAACTCAGACGGTGATCAAAGCAACATCAACAGCAAGGCTCAAGAAGTTGATGCAGATTCTTTGTCCAATCCAAATGGTGATGATCAATTACGCATGAGAGGGAAAGCCAGAGTCGGAAGAACACGTTCTGTCAAAGCTGTTGTTGAAGATGCCAAAGCTATCTATGGAGAATCTATAGAACTCAGTGAGCCCGTTGATTCAACAGAAAATGTTGAGGACAATGCTAAAGGAAATGATGAAAGCACGGATGAACCTGGTCGTTCTGATAAAGGGGCTTCAAAGAATGGACGGAAACGTGGACGTATGGGCTCTTTGCAAACTTGTACTACTGAGCAGGATGGTAACGAGAGTGATGGAAAATCAGATAGTGTCACCGGAGGAGAACGTCAGCGTGGGAAGAGGCGGCATAAGGTTGCATCAGAGAAACAAGAAGAAGTTGTGGGACAAAGATATAATCTCCGGCGATCTACAAG GGTGGCTGGAAAAACCGCACTTGGTAAGAAGAATGAAGAGACTACTGGTGGAGTGCAACAAGAGGAGGGTATTTACTGTGCTCAAACCACTGCCACAGCATCAGTAGGCGTTGCTATTAGCGACGATAATGGCGTAAGCACGAATGTGGTGGAG CGTGAAGCCATGGCAGACTGTGAGGATACAGACGCTGGTTCGGCCAAAAGAATAGGTGAGAGTCAAGAAATGAGTGAAGAAGATGTGAACAAAACACCTCAAAGGGCTGACTCTGGAAACGAGTATGAtggtgaagaagatgaatcGGAATCAGAACACCCCGGGAAAGTCTCCATTAGTAAGAAGCTCTGGACTTTCCTGACGACGTAG